In Juglans regia cultivar Chandler chromosome 5, Walnut 2.0, whole genome shotgun sequence, the following are encoded in one genomic region:
- the LOC118348517 gene encoding receptor-like protein 2: protein MRCKSLEIVLIGSNFLHERLPNDVDIVGFENLRLLGIATCQLTGQLPMWLSMLKKLEILALNGNRITGSIPGWLSTLPRLRSLQLSHNLISGEFPKELCALPALVSAQVYQRDNDSLLLPIYYLENNELRQYSSLSYFYPRLSLDNNSLSGSIPIEIGRLKLLRALHLGHNSFTGNIPDQISELTNLEELDLSANQLSGEIPASLARLHFLATFSVANNNLHGRIPSGTQLQGFDTSTYEGNLRLCGTPLPRCDHTTNGNEDKDIQNEKDGRTTPWFHITAMFGFITGFWAVCGPLALNRNWRDSYFRYLNNLKDQLYGAFAVSLAKRR from the exons ATGCGTTGCAAGAGTCTCGAAATAGTCCTCATTGGAAGCAACTTTCTGCATGAGAGATTGCCGAATGATGTTGACATAGTTGGTTTTGAAAATCTTCGACTCTTGGGTATTGCTACATGCCAACTTACTGGTCAATTGCCTATGTGGCTATCTATGCTCAAGAAGCTAGAAATTCTGGCACTAAATGGTAATCGTATCACAGGTTCAATTCCAGGATGGTTGTCGACCCTTCCGAGGCTCAGGTCTTTACAATTGTCTCACAACCTCATATCGGGTGAATTCCCTAAGGAACTTTGTGCATTGCCCGCATTAGTATCAGCACAGGTTTATCAACGAGACAATGATTCTTTGCTTTTACCGATTTATTACTTAGAAAATAATGAGCTTCGCCAGTACAGCTCCCTCTCCTACTTTTACCCGCGATTATCGTTAGATAATAATAGTCTTAGTGGCAGTATCCCCATTGAAATTGGACGTTTGAAATTGCTTCGAGCACTACATCTTGGTCATAACAGCTTCACAGGGAACATTCCAGACCAAATATCAGAACTTACAAACTTGGAAGAGCTAGACCTCTCAGCAAATCAGTTATCTGGTGAAATACCAGCATCACTTGCTCGTCTGCATTTCTTGGCTACGTTTAGTGTAGCTAACAATAATCTCCATGGGCGAATACCCTCGGGCACTCAACTCCAAGGTTTTGATACATCTACATATGAGGGGAATCTTAGACTTTGCGGCACCCCACTTCCTCGTTGTGACCATACTACTAATGGCAACGAAGACAAAGACATCCAGAATGAGAAAGATGGACGTACAACTCCATGGTTTCATATTACTGCGATGTTTGGCTTCATTACAGGATTTTGGGCGGTTTGTGGTCCTTTGGCTTTGAATCGTAATTGGAGAGATTCATATTTCCGATACCTAAataacttaaaagaccaactcTATGGGGCATTCGCAGTGTCTTTGGCCAAAAGGAG atga